One Arthrobacter sp. FW306-07-I genomic window carries:
- a CDS encoding aconitate hydratase codes for MSTVDSFGSKGKLNVAGTEYEIFRLNSVEGAENLPFSLKVLLENLLRTEDGANITADHVRALAGWDPNAEPNTEIQFTPARVIMQDFTGVPCVVDLATMREAVKDLGGDPKRVNPLAPAEMVIDHSVQIDAFGNAGALERNMEIEYQRNGERYQFLRWGQTAFDDFKVVPPGTGIVHQVNIEYLARTVMTREVDGALRAYPDTCVGTDSHTTMVNGLGVLGWGVGGIEAEAAMLGQPVSMLIPRVVGFKLSGSIPAGATATDVVLTITEMLRKHGVVGKFVEFYGEGVAAVPLANRATIGNMSPEFGSTAAMFPIDDVTLDYLRLTGRPDQNVALVEAYAKEQGLWHDPSRDIKFSEYLELDLSTVVPSISGPKRPQDRIILSESKAQFREDLRNYVKVDLADGSLDEAIDESFPASDSPSFTATATHLSEEAPHAHGPKSNGRPSKKVAVKTADGREFELDHGAVSIASITSCTNTSNPSVMLAAALLARNAVEKGLTAKPWVKTSVAPGSKVVTDYYNKSGLTPYLEKLGFFIVGYGCATCIGNSGPLDAEISEAIQANDLSVTAVLSGNRNFEGRINPDVKMNYLASPPLVIAYALAGTMDFDFEADPLGQDEAGNDVFLKDIWPNPVEVQQVIDSSIDKDMFAKGYEGVFEGDDRWKALDTPAGDTFAWDEKSTYVRKPPYFEGMQAQPEPVKDITGARVLLKLGDSVTTDHISPAGSFKSDTPAGQYLLANGVERKDFNSYGSRRGNHEVMIRGTFANIRIKNQLLDGVEGGFTRDFTQADGPQAYVYDAAQNYQAAGTPLVVLAGKEYGSGSSRDWAAKGTALLGVKAVIAESYERIHRSNLIGMGVLPLQFPAGENAASLGLTGTETFSVEGVTALNEGTTPRTLKVTATAEDGSSKTFDAVLRIDTPGEADYYRNGGILQYVLRQISAN; via the coding sequence ATGAGCACTGTGGACAGCTTCGGTTCAAAAGGCAAACTTAATGTAGCCGGAACCGAATACGAAATTTTCCGGTTGAACTCCGTTGAAGGTGCAGAAAACCTTCCGTTCAGCCTCAAGGTATTGCTTGAAAACCTGTTGAGGACCGAGGACGGCGCGAACATCACTGCCGATCACGTTCGCGCTTTGGCAGGCTGGGATCCCAATGCGGAGCCCAATACAGAAATCCAGTTCACGCCGGCACGCGTGATCATGCAGGACTTCACTGGCGTCCCCTGCGTGGTCGACCTTGCCACCATGCGTGAAGCGGTCAAGGACCTGGGCGGCGACCCCAAGCGGGTCAACCCGCTGGCACCGGCCGAAATGGTCATCGACCACTCCGTCCAGATCGACGCTTTCGGCAACGCCGGGGCGCTGGAGCGCAACATGGAGATCGAATACCAGCGCAACGGTGAGCGTTACCAGTTCCTGCGCTGGGGCCAGACCGCATTCGACGACTTCAAGGTGGTTCCCCCGGGAACCGGCATCGTGCACCAGGTCAACATCGAATACCTGGCCCGCACCGTGATGACCCGTGAAGTGGACGGTGCGCTCCGCGCCTACCCCGACACCTGCGTCGGCACCGACTCGCACACCACCATGGTCAACGGCCTGGGTGTGCTGGGCTGGGGCGTTGGCGGCATCGAAGCCGAGGCAGCGATGCTCGGCCAGCCCGTCTCCATGCTGATCCCGCGCGTCGTGGGCTTCAAGCTCAGCGGCAGCATCCCCGCCGGCGCCACCGCCACCGACGTGGTGCTGACCATCACCGAGATGCTGCGCAAGCACGGCGTGGTGGGCAAGTTCGTTGAGTTCTACGGCGAAGGCGTGGCCGCGGTGCCGCTGGCAAACCGCGCCACCATCGGCAACATGAGCCCCGAGTTTGGCTCCACCGCTGCCATGTTCCCCATCGACGACGTCACCCTGGACTACCTGCGCCTCACCGGCCGCCCGGACCAGAACGTCGCCCTCGTCGAGGCGTACGCCAAGGAACAGGGCCTCTGGCACGATCCTTCCCGCGACATCAAGTTCTCCGAGTACCTGGAACTGGACCTGTCCACGGTTGTTCCGTCGATCTCCGGCCCCAAGCGCCCGCAGGACCGCATCATCCTTTCCGAGTCCAAGGCCCAGTTCCGCGAGGACCTCCGCAACTACGTCAAGGTGGACCTCGCTGACGGCAGCCTGGACGAAGCGATCGACGAGAGCTTCCCGGCCTCCGACTCGCCGTCGTTCACCGCCACGGCCACCCACCTCTCCGAGGAAGCCCCGCACGCCCACGGACCGAAGTCCAATGGCCGCCCCTCCAAGAAGGTAGCGGTCAAGACCGCCGACGGCCGCGAATTCGAACTGGACCACGGCGCGGTGTCGATCGCTTCGATCACCTCCTGCACCAACACGTCCAACCCCTCCGTTATGCTGGCCGCCGCACTGCTGGCACGCAACGCCGTGGAGAAGGGACTCACTGCCAAGCCGTGGGTCAAGACCTCCGTGGCTCCCGGTTCCAAGGTGGTCACCGACTACTACAACAAGTCGGGCCTGACCCCCTACCTGGAGAAGCTGGGCTTCTTCATCGTGGGCTACGGCTGCGCCACCTGCATCGGCAACTCCGGACCGCTCGACGCAGAGATCTCCGAGGCCATCCAGGCCAACGACCTCTCGGTCACTGCAGTCCTCTCGGGCAACCGAAACTTCGAAGGCCGCATCAACCCGGACGTCAAGATGAACTACCTGGCCTCCCCGCCGCTGGTCATCGCCTACGCCCTGGCCGGCACCATGGACTTCGACTTCGAAGCCGACCCCCTGGGCCAGGACGAAGCAGGCAACGACGTCTTCCTGAAGGACATCTGGCCCAACCCGGTTGAGGTCCAGCAGGTCATCGATTCCTCGATCGACAAGGACATGTTCGCCAAGGGCTACGAGGGCGTCTTCGAAGGCGACGACCGCTGGAAGGCGCTGGACACCCCCGCAGGTGACACCTTCGCCTGGGACGAGAAGTCCACCTACGTCCGGAAGCCCCCGTACTTCGAGGGTATGCAGGCGCAGCCGGAACCGGTCAAGGACATCACCGGTGCCCGCGTGCTCCTGAAGCTCGGCGACTCCGTCACCACCGACCACATCTCCCCGGCCGGTTCGTTCAAGTCCGACACCCCCGCCGGCCAGTACTTGCTGGCCAATGGCGTGGAGCGCAAGGACTTCAACTCCTACGGCTCGCGTCGTGGCAACCACGAAGTGATGATCCGCGGTACGTTCGCGAACATCCGCATCAAGAACCAGCTCCTGGACGGCGTTGAGGGCGGCTTTACCCGCGACTTCACGCAGGCAGACGGCCCCCAGGCCTACGTCTACGACGCCGCCCAGAACTACCAGGCAGCCGGCACCCCGCTGGTGGTCCTGGCAGGCAAGGAGTACGGTTCCGGATCATCCCGTGACTGGGCCGCCAAGGGCACCGCGCTGCTGGGCGTCAAGGCCGTCATCGCCGAGAGCTACGAGCGTATCCACCGCTCCAACCTCATCGGCATGGGCGTCCTGCCGCTGCAGTTCCCGGCCGGCGAGAACGCTGCCAGCCTGGGCCTGACCGGCACCGAAACCTTCTCGGTTGAGGGCGTCACCGCCCTTAACGAGGGCACCACGCCCAGGACCCTGAAGGTCACCGCCACCGCCGAGGACGGCTCATCGAAGACGTTCGACGCCGTCCTGCGCATCGACACCCCGGGTGAAGCGGACTACTACCGCAACGGCGGCATCCTGCAGTACGTGCTGCGCCAGATTTCCGCCAACTAG
- the dxs gene encoding 1-deoxy-D-xylulose-5-phosphate synthase, which translates to MGILDTIRNPQDLNELTEEQLEQLASEIRDFLITNVSQTGGHLGPNLGVVELTLAVHRIFESPRDSIVFDTGHQSYVHKLLTGRQDFSTLRQEGGLSGYPARAESEHDIVESSHASSSLSWADGISRARQLIGEGDRHVVAIVGDGALTGGMAWEAINNIAADKKRRVVIVVNDNGRSYAPTVGGFADYLASLRPTIDSFRAAPAYEGALDWWKKRLQNGGPVGQFTYKSLHAMKKGIKDWWAPQGMFEDLGMKYIGPVDGHNLQAMENALSTAKNYGGPVIVHAMTEKGHGYAPARAHEADQFHAVGIIDPETGEPTGTGSAQSWTSVFADEIAAIADERDDIVGITGAMLIPVGLHKFAAKHPKRVIDVGIAEQHALTAAAGMAFGGLHPVVAVYATFLNRAFDQLLMDVALHKAGVTIVLDRAGVTGPDGASHHGMWDMAMVQIVPGLHLAAPRDATRLREELREAVAISDAPSVVRFSKGSVGPAVEALERLSDGVDVLARRPSGSTENDVLIVSVGAMSELALDVSNRLGAQGISTTVVDPRWVLPVRRSIIALASHHRLVICIEDGVRAGGVGSRIRQEMRAAGVDTALNEVGLPVEFLDHGTRNQVLERVGLTAQQITHDVVAQVLGTKVPFARPLPGQQHPTTGSLPIL; encoded by the coding sequence TTGGGAATCTTGGACACCATCCGGAATCCGCAGGACCTGAACGAGTTGACCGAGGAACAGCTGGAACAGCTGGCTTCGGAGATCAGGGACTTCCTGATCACGAACGTCTCCCAGACGGGCGGCCACCTCGGGCCCAACCTCGGCGTCGTGGAACTGACGCTGGCCGTGCACCGCATCTTCGAATCTCCCCGTGACAGCATCGTCTTTGATACGGGCCACCAGTCCTACGTGCACAAGCTCCTCACCGGGCGCCAGGACTTCAGCACCCTCCGGCAGGAAGGCGGCCTCTCCGGCTACCCTGCCCGGGCCGAATCCGAACACGACATCGTGGAAAGCTCCCACGCGTCATCGTCCCTGTCCTGGGCCGACGGCATCTCCCGCGCCCGCCAGCTCATCGGTGAAGGTGACCGGCACGTGGTGGCCATCGTGGGTGACGGCGCCCTCACCGGCGGCATGGCCTGGGAGGCCATCAACAACATCGCAGCCGACAAGAAGCGCCGCGTGGTGATCGTGGTCAACGACAACGGCCGCTCCTATGCACCCACCGTGGGCGGATTTGCTGACTACCTTGCCTCACTTCGCCCCACCATCGACTCCTTCCGCGCCGCCCCTGCCTACGAGGGCGCCCTGGACTGGTGGAAGAAGAGGCTGCAGAACGGCGGCCCCGTAGGCCAGTTCACCTACAAGAGCCTGCATGCCATGAAAAAGGGCATCAAGGACTGGTGGGCACCGCAGGGCATGTTCGAGGACCTCGGCATGAAATACATCGGCCCCGTGGACGGCCACAACCTCCAGGCGATGGAGAATGCACTGTCCACTGCGAAGAACTACGGCGGCCCGGTCATCGTTCACGCGATGACGGAAAAGGGCCACGGCTACGCTCCGGCCCGCGCCCATGAAGCCGACCAGTTCCACGCCGTCGGCATCATCGACCCCGAAACCGGCGAGCCCACCGGCACGGGCAGCGCACAGTCCTGGACCTCGGTGTTCGCGGACGAGATCGCCGCCATCGCCGACGAACGCGACGACATCGTCGGCATCACCGGGGCCATGCTGATCCCGGTGGGCCTGCACAAGTTTGCAGCCAAGCACCCCAAACGGGTCATCGACGTCGGCATCGCCGAACAACATGCCCTGACCGCCGCCGCAGGCATGGCCTTCGGCGGGCTGCACCCCGTCGTGGCCGTCTACGCCACGTTCCTGAACCGCGCCTTCGACCAGCTGCTCATGGATGTCGCCCTCCACAAGGCAGGCGTCACCATCGTCCTGGACCGCGCCGGCGTCACCGGACCCGACGGTGCCAGCCATCACGGCATGTGGGACATGGCCATGGTCCAGATCGTTCCCGGACTGCACCTGGCCGCGCCCCGTGACGCCACCCGGCTCCGCGAGGAACTCCGCGAGGCCGTTGCCATCAGTGACGCTCCCAGCGTGGTGCGGTTCTCCAAAGGATCCGTCGGCCCGGCAGTGGAGGCCCTGGAACGGCTCAGCGACGGCGTGGACGTCCTGGCCCGCCGTCCCTCCGGCTCCACCGAAAATGACGTGCTGATCGTCAGCGTCGGGGCCATGTCGGAGCTGGCCCTCGATGTCTCCAACCGGCTCGGCGCCCAAGGCATCAGCACCACCGTGGTGGACCCCCGTTGGGTCCTCCCGGTCCGCCGCTCCATCATTGCGCTGGCCTCACACCACCGCCTGGTGATCTGCATCGAAGACGGCGTCCGGGCCGGCGGCGTGGGCTCCCGCATCCGCCAGGAAATGCGGGCGGCAGGAGTGGACACCGCCCTGAACGAGGTGGGCCTGCCCGTCGAGTTCCTGGACCACGGCACCCGCAACCAGGTGCTGGAGCGTGTCGGGCTCACCGCCCAGCAGATCACGCACGACGTCGTGGCGCAGGTCCTGGGCACGAAGGTTCCGTTTGCGCGTCCCCTCCCCGGGCAGCAGCACCCCACCACCGGCAGCCTTCCGATCCTGTGA
- a CDS encoding DUF402 domain-containing protein: protein MRDEDELKYPGPAGESGPVLHTTTTRVPNGLQPGQLVVSRNRKWNGKAHWVVPGQYIGEDQHGWWIFQGTNEFCSRPGAAFYTRSDAVLLVPRQGDWVATFYDSAHPGGVRVYIDLAVGHEWTHIRPTVTEFHVIDMDLDVIRTDSRGVFIDDQDEFAEHSVSMHYPERLIQDIQAAADDLYHAVKAQQAPFDGTDVDWFTKGRNI from the coding sequence GTGAGGGACGAGGACGAACTGAAGTATCCCGGCCCTGCCGGGGAGTCCGGACCGGTTCTGCACACCACCACGACCAGGGTCCCCAACGGACTGCAGCCGGGCCAGCTGGTGGTTTCCCGGAACCGCAAGTGGAACGGGAAGGCCCACTGGGTGGTGCCCGGGCAGTACATCGGCGAAGACCAGCACGGATGGTGGATCTTCCAAGGCACCAACGAGTTCTGCTCCCGCCCCGGCGCTGCCTTCTACACGCGCTCCGACGCGGTCCTGCTGGTGCCGCGCCAGGGTGACTGGGTGGCCACGTTCTACGACTCAGCCCACCCGGGCGGCGTCCGCGTGTACATTGATCTCGCCGTCGGCCACGAGTGGACGCACATCCGTCCCACCGTGACCGAGTTCCATGTGATCGACATGGACCTCGACGTTATCCGGACCGACAGCCGCGGTGTCTTCATCGACGACCAGGACGAATTCGCGGAACACAGCGTCTCCATGCACTACCCGGAGCGGCTGATCCAGGACATCCAGGCCGCAGCGGACGATCTCTACCACGCAGTAAAGGCGCAGCAGGCGCCCTTCGACGGCACCGACGTCGACTGGTTTACCAAAGGACGCAACATATGA
- a CDS encoding aldo/keto reductase: MTSYRRLGKSGLTVSTVGLGCNNLGRANTATESQDATDAVVHAALDAGITLFDVADTYGREPGLSETMLGKALGARRGDVVLATKFGMDAKGANGPDFGARGSRRYIMEAVEASLRRLGTDWIDLYQFHTPDPLTPIDETLAALDTLVRSGKVRYIGHSNRSGWQIAQAEYVARELGTERFISSQNHYNLLDRRAELEVTPAAEEFGLGVLPYFPLANGLLTGKYAPGHAPEGSRLSHTRTNLVNDADWDQLGQYSAFAKERGLTEIEVAFSWLAAQPSVASVIAGATRPEQVRQNAEAANWVPTPDELAALDEIFPAVPKVALF, translated from the coding sequence TTGACCAGTTACCGCCGCCTCGGAAAATCAGGCCTTACCGTCTCCACCGTGGGACTTGGCTGCAACAACCTGGGCCGGGCGAACACCGCCACGGAGTCGCAGGACGCAACTGACGCCGTCGTCCATGCCGCCCTCGACGCCGGCATCACCCTGTTCGACGTCGCAGACACTTACGGCCGGGAACCTGGCCTCAGCGAGACCATGCTCGGCAAGGCCCTCGGCGCCCGGCGTGGCGACGTGGTCCTGGCCACCAAGTTTGGGATGGACGCCAAAGGCGCCAATGGCCCGGACTTCGGCGCCCGCGGCTCCCGGCGTTACATCATGGAGGCGGTGGAAGCCTCGCTGCGCCGGCTGGGCACCGACTGGATTGACCTGTACCAGTTCCACACCCCGGACCCGCTGACTCCCATCGATGAGACCCTGGCAGCGCTGGACACCCTGGTCCGCAGCGGCAAGGTCCGCTACATCGGGCACTCCAACCGGTCCGGCTGGCAGATTGCCCAGGCGGAGTACGTGGCCCGGGAACTGGGCACTGAACGCTTCATCTCCTCGCAGAACCACTACAACCTCCTGGACCGGCGCGCCGAACTCGAAGTGACCCCGGCCGCCGAGGAGTTCGGCCTGGGCGTGCTGCCGTACTTCCCGCTGGCCAACGGGCTGCTCACCGGCAAGTACGCGCCGGGCCACGCGCCAGAGGGGTCCCGCCTCAGCCACACCCGCACCAACCTGGTGAACGACGCCGACTGGGACCAGTTGGGCCAGTACAGCGCCTTCGCCAAGGAGCGCGGCCTGACGGAAATTGAGGTGGCTTTCTCCTGGCTCGCCGCCCAGCCCTCGGTGGCCAGCGTCATCGCCGGCGCCACCAGGCCGGAGCAGGTCAGGCAGAACGCGGAAGCGGCCAACTGGGTCCCCACCCCGGACGAGCTCGCCGCCCTGGATGAGATCTTCCCCGCAGTGCCCAAGGTGGCGCTCTTCTAG
- a CDS encoding nucleoside hydrolase — MPAYLLDVDTGIDDALALAYLAALPDTEFVAVTATPGNVDADQVARNTLALLELCGRPGVEVAVGARKPLSIPLLTTPETHGPQGIGYAVLPEPSGQLSTRNAVDLWIEHARARPGELTALITAPLTNFALALRKEPELPDLLAKVVIMGGAFYHQGNTTPTAEWNTHVDPHAAKEVYAAYRGRPEEKLPIVCSLDTTERMELHPAHVQALAEAAGATVPELVLPEDPEGRRSTSDNSLVRHLSDALRFYFEFHRHYDQGYLAHVHDFFAAGVAAGTLEYTARPATVDVETDSPLLVGTTVADFRGLWGAPPNARVVSGNNPRQAFGELVSAVGRLARRVG; from the coding sequence GTGCCCGCCTACCTGCTGGATGTCGATACCGGCATCGACGACGCCCTGGCGCTTGCCTACCTTGCCGCCCTCCCGGACACCGAATTCGTGGCGGTGACGGCCACGCCGGGGAACGTGGACGCGGACCAGGTGGCCCGCAACACCCTGGCGCTGCTGGAACTGTGCGGCCGGCCCGGAGTAGAGGTGGCGGTAGGGGCGCGCAAGCCGCTGTCCATCCCGCTGCTCACCACCCCCGAAACCCACGGACCCCAGGGCATCGGCTACGCCGTGCTGCCTGAACCATCGGGGCAGCTCAGCACCCGGAACGCCGTGGACCTCTGGATCGAACACGCCAGGGCCCGGCCGGGGGAACTCACTGCGCTGATCACGGCCCCGCTGACCAACTTCGCCCTGGCGCTGCGGAAGGAACCGGAACTTCCCGATCTCCTGGCCAAGGTGGTGATCATGGGTGGTGCCTTCTACCACCAGGGCAACACCACGCCCACGGCCGAGTGGAACACCCACGTGGATCCCCACGCCGCGAAGGAGGTGTACGCCGCATACCGGGGCCGGCCGGAGGAGAAGCTGCCCATAGTCTGCTCTTTGGACACCACGGAGCGCATGGAGTTGCACCCTGCCCACGTCCAGGCGCTTGCCGAGGCCGCCGGGGCCACCGTCCCTGAACTGGTTCTCCCCGAAGACCCGGAGGGCCGGCGCAGCACCTCCGACAACAGCCTGGTCAGGCACCTGTCGGATGCGCTCCGCTTCTACTTCGAATTCCACCGGCATTACGACCAGGGGTACCTGGCCCACGTCCACGATTTTTTCGCCGCCGGAGTCGCCGCCGGCACGCTCGAGTACACCGCCCGGCCCGCCACCGTGGACGTGGAAACGGACTCACCGCTCCTGGTGGGGACCACCGTGGCTGACTTCCGCGGGCTCTGGGGCGCGCCGCCGAACGCCCGGGTGGTGTCCGGGAACAACCCCCGGCAGGCCTTTGGTGAGCTGGTGTCCGCCGTCGGGAGACTGGCCCGCCGCGTGGGGTAG
- a CDS encoding ECF transporter S component encodes MSSPSLTLPSQERSPARRRLLEILGALAIAATYIYLVLNQPADITGGPGSASALIALTGFLAGAVLLIVAVLPTLPASTLVLIPVALVLNIVLGQFVGSTLVPFYLDAIGTVLIAVLAGPAAGAATGALSSIVWSFFNPTVLPFAAGAALIGCLAGLAARYGLFRRFYLAPIAGFITGIVAGVVSAPVAAFVFGGTSGVATGAIVSAFRAMGDSLLGAITKQALISDPMDKAIVFTIVAILAYALPRRARQQFPFIRRHRVLAGDASSAEARTDAPAPGTAAKG; translated from the coding sequence ATGTCATCGCCCTCTCTGACGCTCCCGTCACAGGAACGCTCACCGGCGCGCCGCCGCCTGCTGGAGATCCTCGGCGCCCTGGCCATCGCCGCCACCTACATCTACCTTGTGCTCAACCAGCCGGCCGATATCACCGGCGGCCCGGGCAGCGCGTCCGCCCTGATTGCCCTCACCGGCTTCCTTGCGGGGGCCGTCCTGCTGATCGTCGCCGTCCTGCCCACCCTGCCCGCGTCCACCCTGGTGCTGATCCCCGTGGCCCTGGTCCTCAACATCGTGCTGGGGCAGTTTGTCGGCAGCACCCTGGTGCCCTTCTACCTCGATGCCATCGGCACGGTGCTGATCGCAGTCCTGGCCGGACCGGCAGCCGGCGCAGCCACCGGTGCCCTCAGCAGCATCGTCTGGTCCTTCTTCAACCCCACGGTGCTGCCGTTCGCTGCCGGCGCCGCGCTCATCGGTTGCCTGGCAGGACTAGCGGCACGCTACGGACTGTTCCGCCGTTTCTACCTGGCTCCGATCGCCGGCTTCATCACCGGGATCGTCGCGGGCGTGGTCTCCGCTCCGGTGGCCGCCTTCGTTTTCGGCGGAACCTCCGGTGTGGCGACGGGCGCCATCGTCAGCGCCTTCCGGGCCATGGGGGACAGCCTGCTGGGTGCCATCACGAAGCAGGCCTTGATCTCCGATCCCATGGACAAGGCGATCGTGTTCACCATCGTCGCCATCCTGGCCTACGCGCTGCCCCGCCGGGCACGCCAGCAGTTCCCGTTCATCCGGCGCCACCGAGTCCTTGCCGGAGACGCCTCGTCTGCCGAGGCCCGCACGGACGCCCCGGCCCCGGGTACAGCTGCGAAAGGCTGA
- a CDS encoding energy-coupling factor transporter transmembrane component T family protein produces MTASPAGRTAAGARRTRLNPLTLLAAAGSTAAITTAAASWQLSVAVVAASLGLSLAGGTARRVLPAAAAVLVPLGLSLLVLHGLFFPEGRTVLAEWGPARITAEGLDFAGRRILQLAAVVLALLLFSFSVRVPDLVAALSARGVQGRFAFVLASTLTLLPAITARAQRIRQAQESRGLVVTRSLVSRVDAFRLQAVPLVLSLIEDAGTRAAALEARGLSNPGPRTSFREVPDSRLQRAARAVLVLMALAAVVLRLVQAGPGG; encoded by the coding sequence GTGACAGCATCCCCGGCAGGCAGGACCGCGGCGGGCGCCAGGCGGACGCGGCTTAATCCGCTGACCCTGCTGGCGGCTGCCGGCAGCACGGCGGCCATTACGACGGCGGCAGCAAGCTGGCAGCTGTCAGTCGCCGTGGTTGCCGCGTCGCTTGGCCTGTCGCTGGCAGGTGGCACAGCCCGCCGCGTGCTGCCGGCGGCCGCAGCGGTCCTGGTTCCGCTTGGCCTGTCACTGCTTGTCCTGCACGGATTGTTTTTCCCTGAAGGCCGCACGGTCCTGGCCGAGTGGGGACCTGCCCGCATCACGGCAGAGGGCCTGGACTTCGCGGGCCGGCGGATCCTGCAGCTGGCCGCCGTCGTTCTGGCGCTGCTGCTGTTTTCCTTCAGCGTTAGGGTGCCTGACCTTGTGGCCGCGTTGTCCGCCCGCGGCGTGCAGGGCCGGTTCGCATTCGTGCTGGCGTCCACCCTGACCTTGCTGCCTGCCATCACCGCACGCGCACAACGGATCCGGCAGGCCCAGGAATCACGTGGCCTGGTGGTCACCCGCAGCCTGGTGTCCCGGGTTGACGCGTTCCGGCTGCAGGCCGTCCCCCTGGTGCTGTCGCTGATCGAGGATGCCGGAACCAGGGCGGCGGCTTTGGAGGCGCGGGGACTGAGCAATCCCGGCCCACGGACCAGCTTCCGCGAGGTTCCTGATTCCAGGCTGCAGCGGGCCGCACGCGCGGTCCTGGTGTTGATGGCCCTGGCAGCGGTGGTGCTCCGCCTGGTGCAGGCAGGTCCGGGTGGCTGA
- a CDS encoding ABC transporter ATP-binding protein, with the protein MAERMATEGPRNAGKAGNDSSAGNDSAAAAPVLAAGIRHFTFHDGQAPALREVGVSFPPGSFTAVLGASGSGKSTMGRLLAGWLPPGGHGTLSGFLELSGTRLEFDGGPGDPRINPAEWGRQVGFVPQDPATVLSTVRATVAEELAFGLENAGIERGAMVAAVERTVGLLGLRSKLDEDPARLSGGQLRRLAIGCAIIAGPPVLVMDEPLASLDAAGTAELAALVRDLLNRGTAVVILSQTIDPLLQGAGSWLVLSDGTVTASGPPAAMESSPGSLPASIRRPGTVQAPASSLPRTLTVKRGAPSLQLQGVSFGYPAPPRGRRQRKVLRRKPSTPVLQDINLVVHPGEIVAVTGPNGAGKSTLLRHFNGLLRPTSGSVAVGGADIAGTPVGRTAAAVGLLFQQPRDQLFERTVHREVSFGLDRLVGPAAAKDRAASALQAVGLAAAAEDHPAELPASAQRLLALATVLARKPAVLALDEPTVALDADGLALLDAAVRSAAAGGAAVVLVTHDLAYARSAADRILALDGGRLVPA; encoded by the coding sequence GTGGCTGAGCGCATGGCCACGGAAGGCCCACGGAACGCAGGCAAGGCGGGCAATGACAGTAGTGCGGGCAATGACAGTGCTGCTGCCGCGCCTGTGCTCGCGGCCGGGATCCGGCATTTCACCTTCCATGACGGGCAAGCCCCGGCACTGCGGGAGGTGGGTGTTTCCTTTCCGCCCGGGTCCTTCACAGCCGTCCTGGGCGCCTCGGGGAGCGGCAAATCCACCATGGGCCGTCTCCTGGCCGGCTGGCTGCCACCGGGCGGCCATGGGACCCTGTCAGGATTCCTTGAGCTGTCAGGCACCAGGTTGGAGTTCGACGGCGGCCCGGGGGATCCGCGGATCAATCCCGCCGAGTGGGGCCGCCAGGTGGGTTTCGTCCCGCAGGACCCCGCCACTGTGCTGTCCACCGTCCGGGCGACGGTGGCCGAGGAGCTGGCGTTCGGATTGGAAAACGCCGGGATCGAGCGCGGCGCCATGGTGGCGGCGGTGGAACGCACCGTGGGGCTGCTGGGACTGCGGAGCAAACTGGACGAGGACCCGGCACGGCTCTCCGGTGGCCAACTGCGCCGCCTGGCCATTGGCTGCGCGATCATCGCCGGGCCGCCGGTACTGGTCATGGACGAGCCTTTGGCCTCCCTGGACGCGGCAGGGACTGCGGAGCTTGCAGCCCTGGTACGCGACCTCCTGAACCGCGGCACCGCCGTCGTGATCCTCAGCCAGACCATTGATCCCCTGCTGCAGGGTGCCGGCTCCTGGCTGGTGCTGTCGGACGGTACGGTCACCGCCAGCGGTCCGCCGGCGGCCATGGAAAGCAGTCCAGGGTCGCTGCCGGCATCGATCCGGCGCCCTGGCACCGTGCAGGCTCCGGCAAGCTCCCTTCCGCGGACACTGACAGTCAAGCGTGGTGCCCCTTCGCTGCAGTTGCAGGGCGTGTCTTTCGGCTACCCGGCACCGCCCAGGGGCAGGAGACAGCGGAAAGTATTAAGGCGGAAACCCTCAACCCCGGTGCTGCAGGACATAAACCTGGTCGTCCATCCGGGGGAGATCGTGGCCGTGACCGGACCCAACGGCGCCGGCAAGTCGACCCTCCTGCGGCACTTCAACGGCCTGCTGCGGCCCACATCGGGCAGCGTGGCAGTCGGCGGCGCTGACATCGCCGGAACCCCGGTGGGGAGGACGGCGGCCGCGGTGGGCCTGCTGTTCCAGCAGCCGCGTGACCAGTTGTTTGAGCGGACCGTGCACCGGGAGGTCAGCTTCGGGCTGGACCGCCTGGTGGGCCCGGCAGCGGCGAAGGACCGTGCCGCCTCGGCACTGCAGGCGGTGGGCCTGGCGGCTGCGGCTGAAGACCATCCGGCCGAGCTGCCGGCGTCAGCCCAGCGCCTCCTGGCCCTGGCTACCGTCCTGGCCCGCAAGCCCGCCGTCCTGGCGCTGGACGAGCCCACCGTGGCGCTGGATGCGGACGGGCTGGCCCTGCTCGACGCCGCCGTACGGTCAGCAGCGGCGGGGGGCGCCGCCGTCGTGCTGGTTACCCATGACCTGGCCTATGCACGCTCGGCGGCGGACCGCATTCTGGCGCTCGACGGCGGCCGGCTGGTGCCGGCCTGA